In Anser cygnoides isolate HZ-2024a breed goose chromosome Z, Taihu_goose_T2T_genome, whole genome shotgun sequence, a genomic segment contains:
- the LOC136789133 gene encoding E3 ubiquitin-protein ligase Topors-like — MATEEAWTCPVCREGRKDVAYATPCNHRFCLGCIQRWAKLKASCPLCRTGMRTIKVSVRGDEDYLECIVSPPAVPVPVGFQAGSATAPHSPAAPAASSVPAEERDAEPDPRAAVGGLLPEDWAVLFRERRDILDPVLPWLRRQLSAIYGTRWWQARAAESFLLHSLCVMGLDRDAIIQHTQPALGPLTVPLIDGLVGTIVALCGEDARRLLGLESSRPARAQEARPAAASGHAAPAQGAFRTSPAPSSSSADPDVEEIPGTSSMLQRGGPAEVPSADSPREQEEPREELGQEAAAGPSARGCRRRPSTPHRSTRGSRRPRKRTRAGSAQDSPQPCKRTPPRRL, encoded by the coding sequence ATGGCCACAGAGGAGGCGTGGACGTGTCCCGTGTGCCGGGAGGGGCGAAAGGACGTGGCCTACGCGACACCATGTAACCACcggttctgcctgggctgcatccagcgcTGGGCAAAACTGAAGGCGAGCTGCCCACTCTGCAGGACGGGCATGAGGACCATCAAGGTTTCCGTGCGGGGAGACGAAGACTACCTGGAATGCATCGTCTCCCCTCCCGCAGTGCCCGTACCTGttggcttccaggcaggcagcgccaccgccccccacagccctgcagcgccggctgcgtcctctgtgccagccgaggagagggatgcggagcccgatccccgcgctgctgtgggcggcctcctgcccgaggactgggccgtgctgttcagggagcgcagggacatcctcgaccctgtgctgccctggcttcGCCGCCAGCTCTCAGCCATCTATGGGACACGCTGGTGGCAggcgagagctgcagagagcttcctcctgcactccctgtgtgtgatggggctggacagggacgccatcattcagcacacacagcccgccTTGGGGCCCCTCACCGTGCCGCTCATCGACGGGCTCGTCGGCACCATCGTGGCTCTCTGCGGCGAGGACGCACGGAGGCTGCTGGGCCTCGAGAGCAGCCGCCCTGCCAGGGCGCAGGAGGCCagacctgcagctgcttctgggcaCGCTGCTCCAGCGCAGGGAGCCTTCAGGACCAGCCCTgcgccctccagcagctctgcagaccctGACGTCGAGGAGATCCCCGGCACATCCAGCATGCTCCAGCGTGGGGGTCCTGCTGAAGTCCCATCTGCAgacagccccagggagcaggaagagccccgtgaagagctggggcaggaggcagcagcaggtccctctgcccgggGCTGCAGGCGCAGACCCTCCACTCCTCACCGCTCGactcgggggtcccggcgccccaggaagcgcacccgggcaggcagtgcccaagactctccccagccctgcaagaggacgcccccccggcgcctctag